CGGCACACGCCGCGGCATCGTCCTATCCCGACGGTCAGCTTTACGTCAACCTGCGCGGCGCCGAACCGTCCGCTTTGGACCCGGGCGACGTGCTCGGCCGGTTCCTGCGCGCGACCGGCCTCGACAGCCAGGCGGTGCCCGACGACACCGTCGAGCGCGCCGAGCTGTTCCGCAGTCGCCTCAACGGCCGCCGGGTGCTGATCGTGCTCGACAACGCCGCGTCCGAGGAGCAGATCCGGCTCCTGCTACCCGGCACGCCGGGCTGCGCGGTGGTGGTGACGAGCCGGGTCCGCCTCACCGGCGTCGAGGGTGCCCGCTGGGTCGACCTCGACGTCCTCGCACCCGAGGAGGCGGTCCACCTGCTGGCCCAGATCGTCGACGTCGGCGGGTGGCGAAGGAGGCCGGCGACGCGGCGGTGATCGTGCGGCTGTGTGGCCGGCTGCCCCTCGCCGTGCGCATCGCGGGTGCCCGGCTGGCGGCCCGCCCACAGTGGAGTCTCGACCATCTCGTCCGGGTGCTCACCGACGAACGTCAGCGGCTCAACGGGCTGGTCACCGGTGATCTCGGCGTCCGCGCGTCGATCGCGTCGAGCTACCGCGCGCTCGGCGGGGAGGTGGCGCGGCTGTTCCGGCTGCTGGGCACCCTCGACGTCCCCGATTTCGCCGGGTGGGTGGCCGCGGCGGTGCTCGACAGCTCGCTGGACGACGGCGTCGCCGCGCTGGAGGCCCTGGTCGACGCGCACCTGCTCGCGGTCACGCCGGCCACCGCTCCCGGTCAATACCGCTACCGCTTCCACGACCTGGTCCGGCTCTACGCGCGTGAGCGGGCCGAGGCGGAGGAGCTACCCGAGGAGCGGATCACCTCGGTGAGCCGTGCCCTGGGAGCCTGGTTGGGCATGGCGGAGGTGATGTCCGACCAGACGCCGGGGCCGTGCTACGCGCCGATCCGCGGCGCGGCGGCACGCCTGCGGGTCGACCCCGCCGATGTCTCCGATGTGGACCCGGTGGCCTGGTTCGACGCCGAATGCGCGGCGTTGATGCGGGCGGTCAGCCAGGCGTGCGCGCTCGGCCTCGACGAGCTGGCCTACGAGCTGGCCGGCTGCCTGGAACGCTATTTCGACCTCCGCGGCATGTATGCCGAATGGTCGGAGACCAACTCGCGGGTGCTGCGACTGTGCGAGGACACGGGCAACCTGCGCGGGCAGGCCACGATGCTGCGCGGCCTGATCGAGGTGCGCACCTGGAACAACCCGGAGCAAGACGCCGACGCGATGGCCGCGCTGCTGGCCGACGCCACCCGGCTGCGCGACACGTTCGCGGCGGTCGGCGAGGAGCGGGGCGTGGCCGACGCGCTGGTGCTCTGCTCCTGGGCACACACCGCGAAAGGCGGCTATGACCAGGCCAGGGCCGCGGGCACCGAATCGCTGCGGCTCGCGACCTCGACCGGCCATCTGGGCGGGCAGGCACGCGCTCTCGTCGCGCTCGCCCTCGCCGCCGCGGAGACCGGGCAGATCGCCGAGGCCGTCGGGAAACTCGATCAGGCCCTGGTCGCCAGCCGCGAGCTGGGCAACCCGCGCCACGAGGCCACCGTCCTCCAGTTCCTCGGCATCGCACACTGCCAGATCGGCAACACCGACGTCAGCCAACGCCTGCTCGACGCCGCGCTGGCGATCTCCCGCGGCTGCGGCGACCGCTATGCCGAGGTGCTCACCATGCTCGCGCTGGCCCGCCTCGACCTGCGGCGCGGTGACCCGTCGGCCCGCGCCGCCGCGGAGGCCGCGCTGGCGTGGGGCCGGCACTACAACATGCGCCACCACGTCGCCGACGCGCTCTCGATCCTTGGCGAGATCAGCGTCGCGGAGGGCCGGCCCGCGAGCGCGGTGCCCTATCTCGTCGAGTCCGTGGCGATGTGGCGCAAGCGGGGCTGGTTGTCCTTCCTCGCGTCAGCGCTGGTGAGTCTCGGGCTGGCGTTCGCGTCGAGTGACCAGCAGGCCGCCCGGGCGGCGCTCACCGAGGCACGCGAGATCTACACCCAGCTCGGCGACCATCCGACCGCGCTCGCCGTCACCCGACACGTGACCGGCCTGCGCCGCGCGCGGCGAACGGGCACCGACGGCTGAGCCCGTCACTCGCCGTGGCGGGCCTCGTGGTTGGGGTCGGCCGAGGTGGTGCTGTGCGTGGGGCGGCGGGTCAAGACCTGGTGGCCGTCGGCCATGACGGCGACG
This genomic interval from Asanoa ferruginea contains the following:
- a CDS encoding tetratricopeptide repeat protein, which translates into the protein MAKEAGDAAVIVRLCGRLPLAVRIAGARLAARPQWSLDHLVRVLTDERQRLNGLVTGDLGVRASIASSYRALGGEVARLFRLLGTLDVPDFAGWVAAAVLDSSLDDGVAALEALVDAHLLAVTPATAPGQYRYRFHDLVRLYARERAEAEELPEERITSVSRALGAWLGMAEVMSDQTPGPCYAPIRGAAARLRVDPADVSDVDPVAWFDAECAALMRAVSQACALGLDELAYELAGCLERYFDLRGMYAEWSETNSRVLRLCEDTGNLRGQATMLRGLIEVRTWNNPEQDADAMAALLADATRLRDTFAAVGEERGVADALVLCSWAHTAKGGYDQARAAGTESLRLATSTGHLGGQARALVALALAAAETGQIAEAVGKLDQALVASRELGNPRHEATVLQFLGIAHCQIGNTDVSQRLLDAALAISRGCGDRYAEVLTMLALARLDLRRGDPSARAAAEAALAWGRHYNMRHHVADALSILGEISVAEGRPASAVPYLVESVAMWRKRGWLSFLASALVSLGLAFASSDQQAARAALTEAREIYTQLGDHPTALAVTRHVTGLRRARRTGTDG